GGAGGGCAAGGCGGCGGCCGCGATCGACGCGCTCCAGAAGATGATGATCATCAAGACCCGGGTACGCCGCGACGGCAAGCTCGAGGAACTGCCCGCCGAGGAGCTGGTCCCCGGCGACGTGGTGCTGATCGAGGCCGGTGACGTGGTCCCGGCCGACGGGCGGCTGCTGCGCGCGGCCACCCTGGAGGTCGCCGAGTCGGCGCTGACCGGGGAGAGCCTGCCGGTCGCCAAGAACGTCGAGCCGCTGGAGAAGGTCGACGCCGACCTGGGCGACCGGGCCGACATGGCGTACATGAACACCAACGTGACCCGGGGTTCCGGCGAGCTGCTGGTCACCGCGACCGGGATGAACACCGAGGTCGGCCGGATCTCCGGGATGCTCCAGCAGGCGAAGGACGAGGACACGCCGCTCACCCGGCAGCTCGCCAAGCTGACCAACCAAATCCTGTACATCGCCGGGTTCGCGCTGCTCGCCTCGGTCGTGATCAACCTGGCCCGGGGCAACGAGTTCAACGTGGTCTTCACGGCCGCGGTCGCCTTCGCGGTCTCGGCCATCCCGACCGGCCTGCCGGCCGTGGTCACCACGATCCTGTCGCTCGGCACCCAGCTGCTCGCCAAGTCGAACGCGATCGTCAAACGGCTGCGGTCCACCGAGACGCTCGGCTCCACCTCGGCGATCAACTCGGACAAGACCGGGACGCTGACGCTGAACCAGATGACCGCCACCGAGATGGCGATCCCGGGGCGGCGGTACGTGATCTCCGGGAGCGGTTACTCCACCGAGGGCACCATCAAGCGGGTGGCGGGCGAGCCGGACACCCCGCTGGAGGAGTATCTGCTGCCGATGATCCTGGCCTCCGACGCGGTGGTCAGCGACGGCACCATGATCGGTGACCCGACCGAGGGCGCGCTGGTGGTGCTCGCCGAGAAGGGTGGTCTGGACGCCGAGGCGACCCGGCAGAAGTACCCGCGGGTGGCCGAGCTGCCGTTCGACGCGGCGTACAAGATGATGGCGACATTCCATGAAATGTCGGGAAAAATTAGGTGCTTCGTCAAGGGCGCGCCGGACCAGATTCTCGCTCGCTGCAATGTGACGGACGAGCAGCGCGAACGCTACCTCGCCGAGAACGAGCGCCTGGCCAAACAGGGCCTGCGTGTCCTGGCCACCGCCCGTAAGGACCTCGATGCCGTCGACGCCAGTAAAGATCTCCTCGAGCTGCTGACCGACCTGGAACCGCTCGCCCTGGTCGGCATCGTCGACCCGCCGCGGCCGCAGGCCAAGGCCGCGATCGAGCAGGCACACGCGGCCGGCATCGAGGTCCGCATGATCACCGGTGACCACGCGATCACCGCCGCCGCGATCGCCGGCAAGCTCGGCATCCGTGGCCGGGCGATCACCGGCGCCGAGTTCGCCGCGATGAGCGACGACGAGCTGGACCGGGAGATCGACGGCATCGGCGTGATCGCCCGGGTCACCCCGGAGCACAAGGTACGCCTTGTCGACGCGCTCAAGCGCAAGGGCCACATCGTCGCGATGACCGGTGACGGCGTGAACGACGCGCCCGCGCTGAAGAAGGCCGACATCGGCATCGCGATGGGGATCACCGGCACCGAGGTGAGCAAGGAAGCCGCCGCGATGATCCTCACCGACGACGACTTCGCCACCATCGTGAAGGCCGTCGAGCTGGGCCGGGCCCTGTACGCCAACCTGAAGAAGTACATCTTCTTCCAGATGGGCGTGCTGGCCGCCATGATCGTCACGTTCCTCGGGGCGAGCATCGGCAACATCGCCGCCGGCGTGCCGTTCGTGCCGCTGCAGACCCTGTGGCTGAACTTCACCACGCAGGTCTTCCAGTCGGTCGGCCTCGGTTACGGCAACGCCGAGCCGGACATCATGCGGCACAAGCCGCGCCGCTCCGACGAGCCGTTGCTGAGCAACCGGGTGCTGGGCTGGCTCAGCCTGCTGGGCGTGTTCATGGGCGTGATCACGCTGGCGGTGATCTGGTTCTCCGAGCGGGACTCCGACATCGGCGTCGCCCGGACCATGGGCCTCACCGCGTTCTCGCTGATGAACCTGATCTTCTCGTTCACGGTGCGCAGCGACATCCGCTCGGTCTTCAGCCTGGAGACCTTCAACGACCGGCGCTTCGTGATCACCAGCGGCATGTCGCTGGCCGCGATCGTGCTGGCCACCGAGTTCGGCCTGTTCCAGCGGATCCTCAACACCGTCCACCTGAACCTCGGTCAGTGGGCGATCTGCCTGGTGGCCGCGCTCACCGTGATCGTGCCCACCGAGATCCGTAAGGCGGTGCTGCGGCGCCGGGCGGGAGGTTCCTGATGATCGGATTTATCCAGCTGGGAGACGTGGCCATCGGCGTCGCCTTCCGGGTGGGGGAGAAGAGCGCCGACAAACTGGCCGAGCTCCGGTCACGGTTCGACCGGGAGAGTTTGCGTACGGCCGGCGAAGCGTGGGCCCGCTGGACCGTGCTGGCCGAGCGGGGCGCCGCGGAGCGCGAGCGCGGCGTGCAGAACGCCCGGAGCGCGGTCGACGCCGCGGTCGAGAAGCTGGCCCACTCCAGCATCGTCGAGCGGGTGGTGGACGCCCAGCTGGACCGGGTGTTCGGGATCCTGGAGAAGGATCCCGAGCGGATCCGCGGGCTGGTCCGCGGCCAGCGGGACAGCATCGTCGGTGAGGCGGTCGGCCGGGTCCGGGCCGGCGCGGCCGCCGGGGACAGCGCCGTCGACCGGCTCACCCTGCGGATGCGGCGCGGCGAGGCGCCATGACCGGGTACGCCGGGCTGGTCAGCCGGACCTTGGCGTACCTGATCGACACCTTCACCGTCGCGATCGCCGCCGGGATCGGGGTGGCCGCCCTGGGGGCGGTCGCCTCGGTCATCGGCACCCGGGCGCACGACTGGGCCGAGGTGATCGTCTCCGGTTATCTGGTGTTCCTGCCGGCCGTGTTCGCGATCTACTGCGCGCTGTTCTGGAGCCTGGCCGGGCGGACCCCGGGGATGGCCGTGCTCGGGGTCCGGGTGATCCGGTCCGACGGGCGGCCGGTGCGCTGGTTCGCCGCGCTGGTCCGCGGGCTGCTGCTGGCCTACCTGCCGATCCTGGCGCTCTGGCTGCTCGTGGACCGCCGGTACCAGGGCCTGCACGACAAGATCGTCCGGACCTCGGTCATCCGTCCTGGATGACGTGCCGGGCCACCGCTCCCGGACACGATGCTCGTCGTGCTGACGATCGGTGTGGAAGAGGAATTCCTGCTGCTGGAGGCGGACGGCGCGCTCGCGCCGACCGCCTCGTCCGTGGTCCGCCACGCGCGGCAACCCGACCAGATCAAGCCCGAGTACATGGCCTACCAGCTGGAGACCAGCAGCCGGGTCTGCGAGACCCTGGACGACCTGCGCCGGGATCTCACCCGGCTGCGGCTGATCGCCTCGGACGCCGCCGAGCGGACCGGGGCCGCCCTGATCGCCACCGGCTCGGTGCCGCTGAACGGCGGCCCGCGGGACGCGCTCACCGACGGGGACCGGTACCGGGAGCTGGCCCGGCGGTTCCCGGACGCGTCGGTGGCCGGCGGGACGTGCGGCTGCCACGTGCACGTCGGCGTGCCGGACCGGGAACTGGCCGCCGCGGTGCTGACCCGGCTGCGGCCGTGGCTGCCGGCGCTGCTCGCGCTCAGCGTCAACTCACCGTTCGCGGGCGCCGAGGACACCGGATGGGCCAGCTCCCGGTACCCGGCCCAGCTGCGCTGGCCGACGTTCCGGCCGCCCGGGGTCTGGGCGAGCGCGGAACGCTACGACCGCGCGGTGCGCGAGCACGTCGACGCGGGCAGCGCGATGGATCCGGCCGGCGTGTACTTCCAGGCCCGGCTCTCCCCGCGATACCCGACCATCGAGGTACGCGTCGCCGACACCTGCCTCGACGTGGGCGACGCCGTGCTGCTCGCCGGCGTGGTCCGGGCCCTGGTCGAGGCGCTGCTGGCCGACGTGGACCGCGGCGAGAAGGTGGTGCCGCCGGCGGAGGCGTGGCTGGACGCCCACCTGGAGCTGGCCGCCCGTGGCCGGTTGCGGCACGAGGACCGGCTGCTCGCGAAGATCACGCCGTACCTGGACGGGGACGTCGGCACGGTCTACGCCGGGTTCGAGCGGTTGCGGCGGGAGGGCACCGGGGCGGACCGGCAGCGACGGCTCTGGGCCCGGCACGGGGCGGGACCCGGGTTCGTACGGGGGCTGGCGCACGCGACCACGCCGCTGGCCATGGCGTACTGAACGGGCCGGTCACCGCGTCGTTGCGGTGACCGGCCCGTTCAGCGCCGCGTCAGGAGTTCAAGATCTTGGACTTCTGCACCTCGACCTCGGCGTCGGTGAGCAGGCCCTGCGCCTTGAGCTCGGACAGCTGCTTCAGCTGCTCCAGCTTCACCGACATCGGATCCGGCGCGGGCGCGGCCGGCTCGGGTTCCGGCTGCTGGTCGTAATACTGCTGCTCCTCCTCCTGTGCCTGCCGGGACCAGCGGCCGGCCTGCCGCCGGGAAACCCGGTTGGACACCGCGGTCGCCGTCCCGGCGACCACCGCGGTCCGTGCGACTCCTCTGAGCAAACCCGGCATCGCCGATCAACTCCCGCTCGTGATGGTGGACTGTTCCGGCTCGGTGGCGTCCAGCGCGGCCAGCAGCGCCTGGACCGGGATCCGGCCGCCGCCGACCAGCTGCGCGCCGTTGTCGCGCAGGGTCCGGGCCAGCGGCGCCGCCCAGGTGTTCTCGTAGACCATGATCACCGCGGCCGCGCCGGGCGCCAGGATCTCGCCGATGTCGCCCAGGTCGTCGCCGCCGAGGATGCCGGACGCCGCGCCGTGGAACGCGCCCAGCCCGGCGATCTCCAGCTCGGTGCCGTCCAGGGCGATCACCGAGCCGTCCTGGTTCTTGCGGACGAACAGCAGGTCGAGCACCCGGATGATGTGCTGGTCCACCAGGTCCAGCAGCTGCGGGAACGCCTTGCCGGTCAGGCTGCCCTGCGGGAACTCGATGCAGAGGTAGTCGACCGGGCCCAACTCGTCGAGCTCGGGCATCAGGCACCTACCGATTCGAGGCGGCGGTCCGCGGCGTCGGCGACCTCGGCCACCGGCGTCGGCACCCGGCGGCGGCTGATCAGCGCCTCCAGGCCCAGCGCGATCATCGCGCCGCCGGCCGCCGCGATCAGCGGCAGCACCACGAGGACCCCGTAGCTGGGCCGGGCGGGCCGGCCCCGGAGCACGAGATACGCGTCCCCCGCTCGCTGCTTCGCGATTTCTGTCCTGCTCATCGATTCCCCTTCAGCTCGTGGTGGTCAGCACGCGTCCGTGGCCGGGCGCCCCCGGAAGGTGGGTCAGCGCCACGACGGTTCCGCGGGACGCGGCGACCCGGCCGGCCCGGTCGCCGGCCGGGCCCGTGCCAGGCCCGCCGGGAGCACCGGCAGCTCAGTCGGTTCGACCGGCCCCCATGCCATTGCCCCAGCGTGCTCGTAGGGCCCGGCAGGGTCCTCATCCGTCGGGGGTGAAAGCGAACGGTTCGCCCGGGGTTCATCCCCGCCGGGTGAGGCGCGGTGCGCCCCCGGTCGGCGACCGTCGCAGCATGCCGGCGTCCGCGCGTTGCGCGGCCCGCGCCGGCCGACGGCCGGCAAGGGAGAAGCCATGACAAGGCCCGCGAGTTCGTCATCAGCCGCGGCATCAGAAGACCCTTTCCCGGTACGACCGGAGGACCCGCCCGTGGACGGCACGGCCGCCGAGGCACCCGCGGACGGCACCGCGGCCGAGGCGCCGGTGGCGGACGCCCCGCCCCCCGAGGCGCCGGTGGCGGACGCCCCGCCGCCCGAGGACGATGCCGCCGAGCTCGCCCGTCTGCGGGCCGAGGTGCTCTCGCTGCGGGCCGAGCTGGGCGCCCGGCCGCCCCGGCGGCAGCGCGCCGGCACTCACCGGGTGCGCGCCGCGATCGCCGCGGTGCTCGTCGCTGTCGCGGCGTTCGCCCTGGTCACCAGCGTGGTGGGGCTGTGGGCGGCGCGGACGACGCTGAACACCGAGCGGTGGGTGGCGACGGTGGCCCCGCTGCCACAGGACCCGAAGGTGGCCGCGGCCGTGGCCGACTACGCCACCATCCAGCTCTTCGAGGTGGTGAACGTCGACCAGCGGCTGCGGGAGGTGCTGCCGCCGCAGGCCGGCTTCGTGGTCGGCCCGCTCACCGGCCAGCTCCAGCAGCAGGTCCACAAGGTGGTGCTCCAGGTGCTCCAGAGCGACCGCTTCCAGACGGTCTGGGTGGAGCTGAACCAGCGGCTGCACACCCGGATGATGGCGGTCCTGAACGGCACCAGCGACGTCGTGACGGCCAGCGGCGACCAGATCCAGATCGACCTGTTACCACTGATCAATCAGGCGCTGCGGACGATCAGCGCGGAGTTGCCGACACTGTTCGGCAAACAGCTCACGCTGCCCGACCTGAGCAGCGGGGAGATCCCGCCCAACCTGCGGGAGAAGGTGCAGGAGCAACTGGGCGTGACGCTGCCGGCCAACTTCGCGCAGTTCACCGTCTATGACGGCGGCAAGCTGTACGCCGCCCAGCAGGCCGTGGCGACCGCCAAGCGCGACCTGGCGCTGTTCGTCGGGGCGACCGTCCTGCTGCTGATCGCCGCGTACCTGGTCTCGCCGCGCCGCCGGCGTACCACCGTCCAGCTCGGGATCTGGCTGGTGATCGCGGCCGTGGCGGTCACCGCGATCCTGCGCGCGGTCCGCCGGCAGATCCTCGAGCAGGTGCCCGCCGGGGTGTACCGGGACGGCGTGGACAGCGCGATGACCACCATCTTCAGCCTGCTGCGGGAACGCGGCCAGCAGATCATCTGGATCGGCGCGCTGCTCGCCCTGCTCGCCTACCTGGTCGGTCCCGGCCGCTTCCCGGTCTGGCTGCGCCGGCAGATCAGCCGGGGCGGGAAGGCCGCAGGCCGCGGCATCCGCGCCGGTTCGCACGTGGCGGCCACTCGCGGGCCGGGCTGGATCGCCACCCACCTCGACCCGCTGCGGATCGCCGGTGTGGTGGTCGCGGCCGTCCTCGCGCTGATCCTCTCCTCGTGGACGTCGCTGCTGGTGATCCTGATCCTGCTGGCCGCCTACGAGGTCGCGATCACGCTGATCGGCCGGCGCGGGGCGGACGACGTGCTGCCGGCCGCGCCGCAGCCGGGCACGTGACCGCACGGCGGGGAGCCCCGGATGCCGACGGCATCCGGGGCTCCCCGCCGTGCGGGGTCAGGACTTGGTGGCGGTCTTGAAGGCCGCGTGGTCGCGTTCGGTCTGCTCGGCGTAGGACTCGGCGAAGTCGGCCAGCGCCCGGTCGAAGCGGTCACTGCGGCCCAGGTACGCGGCGATCGCGATGCGGTCGCCGCTGCGGGCGTGCGCCCGGGCCAGGGTCCAGGCACAGAGCTCCGAGTACGCCCGCAGCCCCTCCGGAACCATCTCCTCGGTGGTCACCGAGCCCTTCCAGTCGCGCAGCTGGCGGACGTAGAAGTCCCGGGTCTTCCCGTCGAAGCCCTCGATCCGGTCCCAGCCCAGGAAGATGTCGCTGGTGGCCTGCATCAGCCGCTGCCCGGCCACCACCCGGTGCCCCTCGCCGATCGGATCCGGGGTGTCCGGGCCGAGCACCGACCGGGTCGCCTCCTTCACCTGAAGGAGCAGCGGATCGGTGTCGTCCCGCCCGGTGAGCAGGACGATCCAGCAGCGGGTGCCGACGCTGCCCACACCGACCACCTTGCGGGCCAGGTCGACGAACCGGTACGCGTCGAACAGGTGCCGCCGGTCCTCGACCAGCGTCTCCCGGTACTCCGCCAGCAGCCCGCGGATCTGCTCCTCCAGCTGTTCCCGTTCCACCTCGGGGAGCAGGTCGGCGACCGGGACCAGCAGCGGCGGGTCGGCGACGATCCGCCGCCGGCCACCGACCGACTCGGTCAGCTTCCGGTACGCCTGGAGACTGGTCCGGGACCGGGCCTTGGCGCCCACCTCGGCCACCTTCCGGCGGCGTTGCTTGTCCAGCCGGGAGGTGAGGTCGTCCACGTCGGCGTGGGCGTACCAGACGTCCAGCTCGCCGAGCTTGGCGAAGCCGGCCATCGCCTCCCGGTAACGCCGGGCGGTGGCCCGCAGGATCCAGGCCCGGTCCCGGCGGCCGAATCCGTTGGCCCGGCCGGCCAGCGCCACGCTGGCCAGCAGCCGTTTCACGTCCCACTCGAACGGACCGGGGAACGTCTCGTCGAAGTCGTTGAGGTCGAAGACCAGTCGCCGCTCCGGCGAGGCGAACAGCCCGAAGTTGTACAGGTGGGCGTCTCCGCAGAGCTGGACGGTCAGGCCCGAGTGCGGCTGGGCGGCGAGGTCGGCGGCCATCACGGCGGCCGCCCCGCGGTAGAACGCGAGCGGCGACGCCCGCATCCGCTTGTGCCGCAGGTCCAGCAGCTCGGGCAGTCGGGTCGCCTCCTGGGCGAAGAGCAGGTCCACCGGATCCGGGCGATCGGAGGCGGGCTGGAACGAGCCGTGCCGGTCGAGCGGGGCCCGTTCGCGGGCCGCTCGACCGGCTTCGGCGCGCGCCGGCGGACCGGCTGCGACGGTGCTCATGGACGGTGGTCGCCGAACGTCTCGAGCAGTTCTTCGCGCTCCTCGTCGGTCAGGTTGGTGGCGATCAGCTTGTTGCCCAGGCCGTGGAACCGCTCACCGAGCCGGTCCAGGTTGCTGTTCTCGGTGACCAGGAACAGTGCCGAGGTGCCCTCGGTGACCTCGAGCCGGATCTTCTCCAGGGTCTCCCGGTCGATGCCGGTCCCCTCGGTGGCCTTGGCGAGCGCGCCCACTCCGGCGCCGACCACGCCGCCGATCACCGGGATGAAGAACAGGCTGCCGAGCACCACGCCCCAGAACGCGCCCCAGCCGGTGCCGCGCCAGGTGCGGTCGTGGGCGTGGTGGGTGTCCGGCTTGCTCGCTCCTTGAGGCCAGGACACGATCGCGTGGTCGACGATCTTCACCAGATCGTCCGCGGCCGCGTACTTGATGGCGTCGAACGCGTGCTCGGCGCCCTTCGGATCGTCGTACTTCCATACCGTGAAGGTCGTCATGCCGTCATGGTTGCGGTGCCGGTGTGGCCGGAGCCTCATCCTGCGCGGGGGAATCGGAGAGCAGGACGTTCATCCACCGCGTGCTCGGGTCGATGTCGACCAGCAGACCCTTGGCCAGCAGGGTCAGCGGGATGGCCAGCAGCGCGCCGAGCCCGCCCAGCACCCAGGCCCAGAAGATGAGCGCCAGGAACGAGATGGTCGTCGACAGGCCCACCGCGTCGCCCACCACCTTGGGCTGGATCACCGACTGGATGATGAAGTTGACCAGGCAGTACAGCACGATCACGGTGATCATCAGCTCCGGTCCGCCCTGCAGCAGGCCGAGCAGGGCCGGCGGGATCACGCCGATCACGAAGCCGATGTTCGGGATGTAGTTGGTGATGAACGACAGCAACCCCCACAGCAGCGGCAGCGGCACGTCGAGCGCCCACAGCAGCAGCGTGTCGAAGACCGCCACGATCAGCCCGAACACCGTGCAGACCACCAGGTAGCGGCGGGTGCCCGAGGCGAACGAGCGGAGCGCGGAGACCACCTGCGGCCGTTCCCCGACCACGATCCGCAGCCGGGCCGGGAACTCCACCGCGTCCAGGCACATGAACAGCACCACGGCCGCCAGGAACAGGGTGTTCGTGAACACCGAGGCCAGGCTGCCGAACAGCCACGCGATCGCGTCCACCACCGAGGTCGGGTTGGCGCCCTCCACCGCGCTGCGCACCTGGTCGGCGCTCACCCCCAGGGTGCCCAGACCGCTGACGATGCTGTCGCGCAGCTCGCTGAACTGCTGGGCGTACGTCGGCATCAGGTCGACCAGCTCGGCGATCGACAGCACCAGGGCGCCGCCCAGCGCGACCAGGATCGCGTAGATGACCAGCACCGTGGCGAGCGCGGCCAGCCAGCCGGGCACCTTGCGACGGCGCAGCCAGTCGGTCAGCGGGCTGACCGTGACCACCAGCATCAGCCCCAGGAAGACCGGGCCGACCAGGTCGGACACCCAGCGCAGCCCGGCCACCACGACCACCAGGCAGGCGAAGCCGAGCAGCACCAGCACCCCGCGCGGCAGCATCGCGGCCGGCGTGGGCGCCGTCCCGTTGCGGCGGTGCCCCGGCCGCACGACTGGCCGGCTCATGACCCGGCCCGGCCGGGGCCGCCTCCTCGTGCGG
Above is a genomic segment from Actinoplanes ianthinogenes containing:
- a CDS encoding DUF2252 domain-containing protein, giving the protein MSTVAAGPPARAEAGRAARERAPLDRHGSFQPASDRPDPVDLLFAQEATRLPELLDLRHKRMRASPLAFYRGAAAVMAADLAAQPHSGLTVQLCGDAHLYNFGLFASPERRLVFDLNDFDETFPGPFEWDVKRLLASVALAGRANGFGRRDRAWILRATARRYREAMAGFAKLGELDVWYAHADVDDLTSRLDKQRRRKVAEVGAKARSRTSLQAYRKLTESVGGRRRIVADPPLLVPVADLLPEVEREQLEEQIRGLLAEYRETLVEDRRHLFDAYRFVDLARKVVGVGSVGTRCWIVLLTGRDDTDPLLLQVKEATRSVLGPDTPDPIGEGHRVVAGQRLMQATSDIFLGWDRIEGFDGKTRDFYVRQLRDWKGSVTTEEMVPEGLRAYSELCAWTLARAHARSGDRIAIAAYLGRSDRFDRALADFAESYAEQTERDHAAFKTATKS
- a CDS encoding SHOCT domain-containing protein; the protein is MPGLLRGVARTAVVAGTATAVSNRVSRRQAGRWSRQAQEEEQQYYDQQPEPEPAAPAPDPMSVKLEQLKQLSELKAQGLLTDAEVEVQKSKILNS
- a CDS encoding AI-2E family transporter; this encodes MSRPVVRPGHRRNGTAPTPAAMLPRGVLVLLGFACLVVVVAGLRWVSDLVGPVFLGLMLVVTVSPLTDWLRRRKVPGWLAALATVLVIYAILVALGGALVLSIAELVDLMPTYAQQFSELRDSIVSGLGTLGVSADQVRSAVEGANPTSVVDAIAWLFGSLASVFTNTLFLAAVVLFMCLDAVEFPARLRIVVGERPQVVSALRSFASGTRRYLVVCTVFGLIVAVFDTLLLWALDVPLPLLWGLLSFITNYIPNIGFVIGVIPPALLGLLQGGPELMITVIVLYCLVNFIIQSVIQPKVVGDAVGLSTTISFLALIFWAWVLGGLGALLAIPLTLLAKGLLVDIDPSTRWMNVLLSDSPAQDEAPATPAPQP
- a CDS encoding DUF1269 domain-containing protein, whose protein sequence is MTTFTVWKYDDPKGAEHAFDAIKYAAADDLVKIVDHAIVSWPQGASKPDTHHAHDRTWRGTGWGAFWGVVLGSLFFIPVIGGVVGAGVGALAKATEGTGIDRETLEKIRLEVTEGTSALFLVTENSNLDRLGERFHGLGNKLIATNLTDEEREELLETFGDHRP
- a CDS encoding cation-translocating P-type ATPase: MTEPPETPVFHVLTVPEALQAENVDQQRGLSSDEAAQRRERYGPNKFAEAKKEPWWRSFVRQYADPMQIVLLAAGIGSLYPLKQWGTGVMLIALTLLNAFLGLHQEGKAAAAIDALQKMMIIKTRVRRDGKLEELPAEELVPGDVVLIEAGDVVPADGRLLRAATLEVAESALTGESLPVAKNVEPLEKVDADLGDRADMAYMNTNVTRGSGELLVTATGMNTEVGRISGMLQQAKDEDTPLTRQLAKLTNQILYIAGFALLASVVINLARGNEFNVVFTAAVAFAVSAIPTGLPAVVTTILSLGTQLLAKSNAIVKRLRSTETLGSTSAINSDKTGTLTLNQMTATEMAIPGRRYVISGSGYSTEGTIKRVAGEPDTPLEEYLLPMILASDAVVSDGTMIGDPTEGALVVLAEKGGLDAEATRQKYPRVAELPFDAAYKMMATFHEMSGKIRCFVKGAPDQILARCNVTDEQRERYLAENERLAKQGLRVLATARKDLDAVDASKDLLELLTDLEPLALVGIVDPPRPQAKAAIEQAHAAGIEVRMITGDHAITAAAIAGKLGIRGRAITGAEFAAMSDDELDREIDGIGVIARVTPEHKVRLVDALKRKGHIVAMTGDGVNDAPALKKADIGIAMGITGTEVSKEAAAMILTDDDFATIVKAVELGRALYANLKKYIFFQMGVLAAMIVTFLGASIGNIAAGVPFVPLQTLWLNFTTQVFQSVGLGYGNAEPDIMRHKPRRSDEPLLSNRVLGWLSLLGVFMGVITLAVIWFSERDSDIGVARTMGLTAFSLMNLIFSFTVRSDIRSVFSLETFNDRRFVITSGMSLAAIVLATEFGLFQRILNTVHLNLGQWAICLVAALTVIVPTEIRKAVLRRRAGGS
- a CDS encoding RDD family protein, with protein sequence MTGYAGLVSRTLAYLIDTFTVAIAAGIGVAALGAVASVIGTRAHDWAEVIVSGYLVFLPAVFAIYCALFWSLAGRTPGMAVLGVRVIRSDGRPVRWFAALVRGLLLAYLPILALWLLVDRRYQGLHDKIVRTSVIRPG
- a CDS encoding carboxylate-amine ligase, with protein sequence MLVVLTIGVEEEFLLLEADGALAPTASSVVRHARQPDQIKPEYMAYQLETSSRVCETLDDLRRDLTRLRLIASDAAERTGAALIATGSVPLNGGPRDALTDGDRYRELARRFPDASVAGGTCGCHVHVGVPDRELAAAVLTRLRPWLPALLALSVNSPFAGAEDTGWASSRYPAQLRWPTFRPPGVWASAERYDRAVREHVDAGSAMDPAGVYFQARLSPRYPTIEVRVADTCLDVGDAVLLAGVVRALVEALLADVDRGEKVVPPAEAWLDAHLELAARGRLRHEDRLLAKITPYLDGDVGTVYAGFERLRREGTGADRQRRLWARHGAGPGFVRGLAHATTPLAMAY
- a CDS encoding DUF6325 family protein, with amino-acid sequence MPELDELGPVDYLCIEFPQGSLTGKAFPQLLDLVDQHIIRVLDLLFVRKNQDGSVIALDGTELEIAGLGAFHGAASGILGGDDLGDIGEILAPGAAAVIMVYENTWAAPLARTLRDNGAQLVGGGRIPVQALLAALDATEPEQSTITSGS